A part of Terriglobales bacterium genomic DNA contains:
- a CDS encoding DUF1223 domain-containing protein, giving the protein MSVVTLLVVGFMFFGQSRVTAAAQSGPRVPVVVELFTSEGCSDCPPADALLLELQQKQPVSGVEIIPLELHVDYWNELGWPDRFSSAAMTARQQEYSRRFGLRSVYTPQMVVDGHDEFVGSDSRLALQKIAGAARGSKLNVALARDADGVQVEVSGTAGATGDVLLAITEDNLASSVGAGENRGRQLRHTAVVRDLRLLGNARDGHFSARPALKLNPEWRRQNLRAVVFVQQPNFGPILGAAALPLN; this is encoded by the coding sequence GTGTCGGTGGTTACGCTCCTGGTAGTCGGCTTTATGTTTTTTGGGCAGTCGCGCGTCACGGCGGCGGCGCAGTCCGGCCCGCGCGTACCAGTCGTGGTAGAGCTGTTCACCAGCGAAGGCTGCTCGGATTGTCCGCCGGCCGACGCGCTGCTGCTCGAGTTGCAGCAGAAGCAGCCGGTCTCGGGCGTCGAGATCATTCCGCTCGAACTGCATGTTGACTACTGGAACGAGCTGGGATGGCCGGATCGCTTCTCATCGGCCGCCATGACCGCTCGCCAGCAAGAGTACAGCCGCCGCTTCGGACTGCGCTCGGTCTACACGCCGCAGATGGTGGTGGACGGGCACGACGAGTTCGTGGGCAGTGATTCGCGCCTGGCGCTTCAGAAGATTGCCGGCGCCGCCCGCGGCAGCAAGCTGAACGTTGCCCTCGCGCGTGATGCCGATGGCGTGCAGGTGGAGGTATCGGGAACGGCGGGCGCCACGGGCGATGTGCTGCTCGCCATCACGGAAGACAACCTGGCCAGCTCGGTCGGCGCCGGCGAAAATCGCGGACGCCAGTTGCGCCACACCGCCGTGGTCCGCGACCTGCGGCTGCTGGGTAACGCCCGCGACGGACACTTCTCGGCGCGCCCGGCGCTGAAGCTCAATCCCGAGTGGCGGCGCCAGAACCTGCGCGCCGTCGTCTTCGTTCAGCAGCCCAACTTCGGCCCCATCCTGGGCGCCGCCGCGCTGCCGCTCAACTAG